In Spodoptera frugiperda isolate SF20-4 chromosome 28, AGI-APGP_CSIRO_Sfru_2.0, whole genome shotgun sequence, one genomic interval encodes:
- the LOC118265205 gene encoding trypsin, alkaline C isoform X4: MRVIIFLALLGTALAVPKSISRIVGGSPTTVQEYPYMSNMQYGLWGIWWYQACGGSLLTTTSVLSAAHCYFGDSASEWRVRLGTSFASSGGSEHSVSQLVLHQQYNPNTLDHDIAIVRLANPAVYSNSVQPASVAGSAYNLPDNTLVTTIGWGTTSSGGSAPEQLQHVDINIINQQLCAERYAYLKTQPGYQNWPDITDNMLCAGILNVGGKDACQGDSGGPLAHNKNVIVGVVSWGFQCADAFYPGVNARVSKYTQWISQNA; the protein is encoded by the exons TCATCTTCCTGGCCCTTCTGGGCACCGCTCTcg CGGTCCCCAAGAGCATCAGCCGTATCGTCGGCGGCAGCCCGACCACCGTGCAGGAATACCCGTACATGTCCAATATGCAGTACGGTCTGTGGGGCATTTGGTGGTACCAGGCCTGCGGCGGATCTCTGCTGACCACAACCTCCGTGCTCTCTGCTGCTCACTGCTACTT CGGTGACAGTGCTTCGGAGTGGCGTGTGCGCCTGGGAACCTCTTTCGCGTCCAGCGGTGGCTCTGAGCACTCAGTGTCCCAGCTGGTCCTGCACCAGCAGTACAACCCCAACACCCTCGACCATGATATCGCCATTGTCCGTCTGGCCAACCCTGCCGTATACTCCAACAGCGTCCAGCCCGCTAGCGTCGCCGGCAGCGCTTACAATCTTCCTGACAACACCCTCGTCACCACCATCGGATGGGGAACAACCTCG AGCGGCGGCTCTGCCCCTGAGCAACTGCAGCACGTGgacatcaacatcatcaacCAGCAGCTGTGTGCTGAGCGCTACGCCTACCTGAAGACCCAGCCCGGCTACCAAAACTGGCCTGACATCACCGACAACATGCTGTGCGCCGGTATCTTAAACGTCGGAGGCAAGGACGCCTGCCAGGGAGACTCTGGCGGTCCCCTCGCTCACAACAAGAATGTCATCGTTGGTGTCGTCTCCTGGGGCTTCCAGTGCGCTGATGCTTTCTACCCTGGTGTCAACGCTCGCGTCTCAAAATACACCCAATGGATCTCCCAGAACGCCTAA
- the LOC118265205 gene encoding trypsin, alkaline C isoform X3, whose amino-acid sequence MRVIIFLALLGTALAVPKSISRIVGGSPTTVQEYPYMSNMQYGLWGIWWYQACGGSLLTTTSVLSAAHCYFGDSASEWRVRLGTSFASSGGSEHSVSQLVLHQQYNPNTLDHDIAIVRLANPAVYSNSVQPASVAGSAYNLPDNTLVTTIGWGTTSSGGSAPEQLQHVDINIINQQLCAERYAYLKTQPGYQNWPDITDNMLCAGILNVGGKDACQGDSGGPLAHNKNVIVGVVSWGFQCADAFYPGVNARVSKYTQWISQNA is encoded by the exons CGGTCCCCAAGAGCATCAGCCGTATCGTCGGCGGCAGCCCGACCACCGTGCAGGAATACCCGTACATGTCCAATATGCAGTACGGTCTGTGGGGCATTTGGTGGTACCAGGCCTGCGGCGGATCTCTGCTGACCACAACCTCCGTGCTCTCTGCTGCTCACTGCTACTT CGGTGACAGTGCTTCGGAGTGGCGTGTGCGCCTGGGAACCTCTTTCGCGTCCAGCGGTGGCTCTGAGCACTCAGTGTCCCAGCTGGTCCTGCACCAGCAGTACAACCCCAACACCCTCGACCATGATATCGCCATTGTCCGTCTGGCCAACCCTGCCGTATACTCCAACAGCGTCCAGCCCGCTAGCGTCGCCGGCAGCGCTTACAATCTTCCTGACAACACCCTCGTCACCACCATCGGATGGGGAACAACCTCG AGCGGCGGCTCTGCCCCTGAGCAACTGCAGCACGTGgacatcaacatcatcaacCAGCAGCTGTGTGCTGAGCGCTACGCCTACCTGAAGACCCAGCCCGGCTACCAAAACTGGCCTGACATCACCGACAACATGCTGTGCGCCGGTATCTTAAACGTCGGAGGCAAGGACGCCTGCCAGGGAGACTCTGGCGGTCCCCTCGCTCACAACAAGAATGTCATCGTTGGTGTCGTCTCCTGGGGCTTCCAGTGCGCTGATGCTTTCTACCCTGGTGTCAACGCTCGCGTCTCAAAATACACCCAATGGATCTCCCAGAACGCCTAA
- the LOC118265198 gene encoding trypsin, alkaline B-like, translated as MRAIILLALLGSALAFNRHSSRIVGGTATNIETYPYMANMQRSQFGIFFSQSCGGSLLTTTSVLSAAHCFYEDYAWQWRVVLGTSLRSQGGSEHSIQRIIMHPQYIDEILNNDVAVVRLNVPAVYSNSIQPARIPGRDYHLADGSLVTHVGWGRQWTNGPLSEQLLHVHLDIINQEECAVRYAYLKTQPGYEDWPDINEGMVCAGILDVGGKDACQGDSGGPLAHHGDIIVGVTSWGFDCGHAFYPGISARVSQYTDWIVANAN; from the exons ATGCGTGCAATCATCCTTCTGGCCCTTCTGGGCTCAGCCCTCG cgtTCAATAGGCACTCCAGCCGCATTGTGGGTGGTACAGCTACAAATATCGAGACCTACCCTTATATGGCGAACATGCAGCGTTCCCAATTTGGCATCTTCTTCTCGCAAAGTTGCGGAGGTTCTTTGTTGACTACCACTTCTGTGCTCTCCGCTGCTCACTGCTTcta TGAGGACTATGCATGGCAATGGCGCGTCGTCCTCGGCACCTCGCTCCGAAGCCAGGGCGGATCTGAACACTCGATCCAGCGCATCATTATGCACCCTCAATACATCGATGAGATCTTGAACAACGACGTCGCCGTCGTTCGTCTCAACGTACCGGCTGTGTACTCCAACAGCATCCAACCAGCGAGGATCCCCGGCCGTGACTACCACTTGGCAGACGGATCTCTTGTAACTCACGTCGGCTGGGGCAGGCAATGG ACTAACGGGCCACTATCCGAGCAGCTGCTACATGTCCACCTGGATATTATCAACCAGGAAGAGTGTGCAGTTCGTTACGCTTACCTCAAGACTCAGCCTGGTTATGAAGATTGGCCAGACATTAACGAAGGCATGGTGTGCGCCGGGATCCTGGATGTGGGCGGCAAGGACGCCTGTCAGGGAGACTCTGGTGGACCCCTCGCCCACCACGGAGACATCATCGTTGGAGTTACATCTTGGGGATTTGATTGCGGCCATGCTTTCTACCCTGGAATCAGTGCTCGCGTATCTCAATACACTGACTGGATTGTAGCTAATGCCAATTAA
- the LOC118265196 gene encoding trypsin, alkaline B-like, giving the protein MRLLVLLALLGSALAVPRNPSRIVGGTETTVEEYPYMVNMQYSSSGMFFWFQRCGGSLLTSTAVLSAAHCFYKDADWQWRVVLGTSFRNGEGGSVHTIQRVIIHPQYIDKIWNNDVAIVRFTGPAVFSNTVQQARIPGTQYNVADGSLVTHVGWGHQWTNGPHSEQLLHVHVNVINQEECAARYAYLKTQPGYEDWPDINEGMVCAGILDVGGKDACQGDSGGPLAHHGDIIVGVTSWGFNCADPFYPGVSARVTQYTDWIVANAN; this is encoded by the exons ATGCGTCTCCTCGTCCTCCTAGCTCTTCTAGGTTCCGCACTAG cggTCCCGAGAAATCCCAGCCGTATCGTTGGTGGTACAGAAACTACCGTCGAGGAGTACCCTTACATGGTAAACATGCAATACTCATCGTCAGGCATGTTCTTTTGGTTTCAAAGATGCGGTGGATCTCTGCTGACCTCCACTGCGGTGCTCTCTGCAGCACATTGCTTCTA taaagaCGCTGACTGGCAATGGCGTGTGGTTCTTGGCACTTCATTCAGAAATGGTGAAGGTGGCTCCGTCCATACCATACAGCGAGTGATCATACATCCGCAATACATAGACAAGATCTGGAACAATGACGTGGCCATCGTCCGCTTCACCGGACCAGCTGTATTCTCCAATACTGTTCAACAAGCGAGGATTCCTGGGACTCAGTACAACGTGGCTGACGGCTCTCTTGTAACACACGTAGGCTGGGGCCATCAGTGG ACTAACGGCCCGCATTCGGAGCAGCTGTTGCATGTCCACGTGAACGTCATCAACCAGGAAGAGTGTGCAGCTCGTTACGCTTACCTCAAGACTCAGCCTGGTTACGAGGATTGGCCAGACATTAACGAAGGCATGGTGTGCGCCGGGATCCTGGATGTGGGCGGCAAGGACGCCTGTCAGGGAGACTCTGGCGGACCCCTCGCCCATCACGGAGACATCATCGTTGGAGTTACATCTTGGGGATTTAACTGCGCAGATCCATTCTATCCTGGAGTCAGTGCACGAGTTACTCAATATACCGATTGGATTGTGGCTAAcgcaaattaa
- the LOC118265193 gene encoding trypsin CFT-1-like: MFNMRVIILLALLGAALAAPNNPSRIVGGSATTIQNYPYMSNMQFLWWDFFWAQTCGGSLLTPYSVLSAAHCFYGDEASQWRVVLGSTWGNSGGIPHPVSQLVLHPQYDRVTLDHDIAIVRLSRPAVYSDIVQPASIAGANYNLADGTVVEVIGWGAIWADGPSSQQLMHADINIINQQLCAERYAYLKTQPGYQNWPDITDNMLCAGILNVGGKDACQGDSGGPLAHNHNVIVGVVSWGYECADSFYPGVNVRVSRYASWISANA; encoded by the exons ATGTTTAACATGCGTGTTATTATTCTTTTAGCTCTTTTGGGTGCAGCGCTTG CTGCGCCCAACAACCCGAGCCGCATAGTTGGTGGCTCAGCCACTACCATCCAAAATTACCCTTACATGTCCAACATGCAGTTCCTTTGGTGGGATTTCTTCTGGGCACAGACATGTGGAGGATCCTTGCTCACTCCTTACTCAGTACTCTCGGCAGCACACTGCTTCTA TGGTGACGAAGCCTCGCAATGGCGTGTAGTCCTCGGAAGCACATGGGGAAACAGTGGCGGCATTCCTCACCCGGTCAGCCAGCTAGTGTTACACCCACAATACGATCGTGTCACTTTGGACCATGACATCGCCATTGTACGCCTCAGCAGGCCCGCCGTGTATTCTGACATAGTCCAACCTGCCAGTATCGCTGGCGCTAATTATAACCTCGCCGATGGCACCGTCGTCGAAGTTATTGGATGGGGCGCAATTTgg gcCGACGgcccatcctctcagcaactcATGCACGCGgacatcaacatcatcaacCAGCAGCTGTGTGCTGAGCGCTACGCCTACCTGAAGACCCAGCCCGGCTACCAAAACTGGCCTGACATCACCGACAACATGCTGTGCGCCGGTATCTTAAACGTCGGAGGCAAGGACGCCTGCCAGGGAGACTCTGGCGGTCCCCTCGCTCACAACCACAATGTCATCGTTGGTGTTGTCTCTTGGGGTTACGAATGCGCTGATTCATTCTACCCTGGTGTCAATGTTCGTGTTTCAAGATATGCAAGCTGGATTTCAGCCAACGCATAA
- the LOC118265194 gene encoding trypsin, alkaline C has protein sequence MRVFIILCALLGPALAMPQNPNRIVGGSPTNIQTYPYMSNMQFRVFGIFWSQACGGSLLTPAAVLSAAHCFYGDLPSQWRVILGSSLSNNGGTTHAVSQLVLHPQYSHAVLENDVAIVRLNNAAVYSINVQPARIAGANYNLADGTTVTHIGWGTLWSNGPSSQQLMHVDVEIINQKLCAERYAYLKNQPGFGGWPDVTDNMLCAGILDVGGKDACQGDSGGPLAHNKDVIVGVTSWGFECAHPFYPGVNARISRYTSWITATVNL, from the exons ATGCGTGTGTTTATTATTCTTTGTGCTCTTCTAGGCCCAGCCTTAG CTATGCCTCAGAACCCGAATCGCATCGTTGGTGGCTCCCCTACTAACATCCAGACTTACCCTTACATGTCAAATATGCAGTTCAGAGTTTTTGGCATTTTTTGGTCACAAGCTTGTGGAGGTTCCTTGCTTACCCCCGCGGCTGTACTATCTGCAGCACACTGCTTTTA tGGCGACCTTCCATCACAATGGCGTGTAATCCTCGGGAGTTCGCTGTCAAACAATGGCGGCACTACCCATGCTGTCAGCCAGCTAGTATTGCACCCACAATACTCACATGCTGTCTTAGAAAATGACGTGGCCATCGTACGTCTTAACAACGCCGCCGTATATTCCATCAATGTCCAACCTGCCAGAATAGCTGGTGCCAATTATAACCTCGCCGATGGCACCACTGTCACACATATTGGATGGGGCACACTTTGG tctAACGGCCCATCTTCCCAACAACTCATGCATGTTGATGTGGAAATCATAAACCAGAAGCTGTGTGCTGAGCGCTATGCCTATCTGAAGAACCAACCAGGCTTCGGGGGCTGGCCTGACGTCACCGACAACATGCTATGCGCCGGTATCTTGGATGTCGGGGGCAAGGACGCCTGCCAGGGAGACTCTGGTGGTCCTCTCGCTCACAATAAGGATGTCATCGTTGGTGTAACGTCGTGGGGATTTGAATGTGCTCATCCATTTTACCCTGGTGTCAATGCTCGTATTTCAAGATACACTAGTTGGATAACTGCTACGGTCAACTTGTAA